The Lactuca sativa cultivar Salinas chromosome 2, Lsat_Salinas_v11, whole genome shotgun sequence genome includes the window AAAGAATAAGGCTTTAGCATCTTTCTTCTGATTATCTTTTTGACGGGCTTCATCTGCACTTGTCTCTATATAACCTGCTTCAACAAATTCCCATAAGTCTTGTGACTTAAAAAAGGGTCTTCATTTTGGTGCTCCAGAATTCATAAGACTCCCCTTTGAAGACAAGAATTTGTGGTTGTGACATGCTAATAGTGCTGCTGCTATTCTGTGCCATTTGAGAGTCACCGATTGAGACTTGGATAAGagaccaagctctgataccacaatGTTGGATCTTAACAGAATGAAAAAAGAAGTGCAGGAGAACTCTCGTGATTTTATTGATGAACAAAAAGAGAACAGAAAGCAGCTATAAATAGTAGAGTTTTACAACTGAAAAGCAAAAGATGGAAATATGGAAGGACTTAAGTGAATGCAGAAAAACTGAAAGCCTTCTAGCAGTTACTAAGCCAAGTCACGAGAGTTATTATTTTTGTGAGAAACTTTGAATCAATCTTCAACACACTCCTCATCGTGTACAATTATAAGaactttaaattttttttttttagcttATACAACTTGATCTGATCCGAACCCACAATTAGTATTGTTTgacttttttcattttaaattggtTTAATTTAAATAGTGAACCATAAAACCTTTATGTATGAAAAATAATTGTGTTCGTCCATATTAAATCCGTTAATTATGAAATTATAACGCAACGAAGCActatatattcatttgaatctttttaaatcattcattttatccaaaaaaaCATTATCTACTTATAACAAACTATTCTACATTTAGCAATGGCTTGTGATATACGACATACATGTGTACGAACTCAAGAAATACCGACGCATAACATTAACATCACATCATTCATAATTATCTTTTCGTGCCATCTGACTATAAATACATCTCTCCCGTGTCATAGATGTCaccaccaaaacccatcaaaatcaataaataaaaaaaatgaagaaaccGTTGTTTATCTTCATCCTCATGTGCACACTGTCACTTCTCTCAGGCCAAGCCCTGCAGGTTCCCGTCCGCGACACTGACCGGAATTTCCTCTTAGCTGGCACCAGCTACTACATCTTGCCAGCTATCCGTGGCAGAGGAGGCGGTGTAACCCTAGCCACCGGAAGAGATCAGCCGTGCCCTAATGATGTAGCGCAAGAAAACAACGAAGTGAGCAAAGGGTTACCCTTGAATTTTGCACCTGCAAACACCAGCAAAGACGGCATCATCCGCCAATCCACTGATCTTAACGTTAAGTTCTCCGGTAAGGCGACTACTTGTATTGATACTGCAGTTTGGCGGGTCGAGGACGATCTTGATATTGGGTTACGGATCGTGTCAAGCCATGCGATCCTAGGACAGCCAGGCAGGGAAACTATAAGGAACTGGTTCAAGATCGAGAAGTATGAGAACGCTTACAAGCTGGTTTACTGCCCCACGGTGTGCAATGATTGCAGGCCATATTGTGCAGATATTGGTTCTACGATTGCTAAAAATGGACGTAGAATCCTTGTTTTAAATAACGTGCCTCTTAAGGTCATGTTCAAGAAGGCATAATCACTTTAATGCCCATGATCATGAATGGTTGTAGCTTTGAATGTTTGATACACTACTTgtgttgtaaatttgtaatgacaTGTAAGATATAATAAAAGGGACGTTATGTCCTAAGCGTTCTCATATAAatatgggataatgacttaggagggtaataatgttttctgtttgtccattttaggtacctaacgtattttttgtgcgtattacacCATTAAGATTATTATAACCGTTTACAAATAGTCATTTTAACATAAAGAAGCCGgtaaaaagattatttataaacggttataacaaccttaatggtgtaatatACACAAAAAATACGTTGGAGACCTAATATGGACAAACGGGaaacgttattaccctcctaagtcattatcccatgaAACTATAAACCCTTATAGtaaatttttactttttaaataagAAACTTGTAGGTCTTGGGGTTGGTAGTTTGGATGTTTTAACCTCGGTCTTCTTTATAAATGGAAGTGGCGGTTTCTTAATGACAATGGAGCTCTTCGggttaaaattgtcaaattttgtcATGGGGAAGGTGGTGGTTTTTTGGACGATTCGAGAATAGGAATTGGAGGGGTGTTTGGCAAAAGATTGTAGGATCCATTAATCACCTCCATGAAAAATGGTTGTATTCATTCTAATTACATGTATAGTGTGGTGGGGCATGAGACTCAAACGAGGTTTTAAAAGGATGTTTGGTGCTTGAATATTCCTCTTAGGGAGCGGTTCGGGAGGCTCTCTGCTTTGGcctttgatgagattaaaaaaaaactttaatcaatgaagatcgattagatcttgaacaagtatatgaatataaaacagtaagaacgcaataaaaagaacaagacaagattgaatcaaacgagtcgaatgattaaaacaaaatcctcagaagagctcgattaagaacatcaactgtagaggattggaaggttacaagaacgatcaaagaaaccTTGAAATTACTATCGTTAAGCTCTAGAATTATCgtatcaatcgttaacctaatatgcatgcaagcattaacttatatacaatacataaaaggctctcggttggacaggcccaaaccggagtgtacatggctaaactatcaagcccaaaagacgcaacatcaaaataaactacagcccaacaatctccccctttgcgtcaatttggagcgagaccttcactttttacttgggccagcagctgaagcaggtaccttcttcttcacggtgctaaacagacac containing:
- the LOC111911738 gene encoding kunitz trypsin inhibitor 5 — protein: MKKPLFIFILMCTLSLLSGQALQVPVRDTDRNFLLAGTSYYILPAIRGRGGGVTLATGRDQPCPNDVAQENNEVSKGLPLNFAPANTSKDGIIRQSTDLNVKFSGKATTCIDTAVWRVEDDLDIGLRIVSSHAILGQPGRETIRNWFKIEKYENAYKLVYCPTVCNDCRPYCADIGSTIAKNGRRILVLNNVPLKVMFKKA